One part of the Flavobacteriales bacterium genome encodes these proteins:
- a CDS encoding phosphatidylserine decarboxylase family protein, which translates to MIRGFHKEGRTFLLLSSLLSIVLVVLIWKFIPLVWLQGLLILTVVVFLYLFFQFFRVPHRKSILDPDRLISPCDGKVVVIEEVEETEFLKERCWQISIFMSPLNVHINWYPAAGEVVYSHYHPGAYLVAWHPKSSTENERTTVAVRGERGTYLMRQIAGAVARRIICYAQVGDRAAQNQEMGFIKFGSRVDVFIPLDAQVEVAIGDKVKGNRTPLASWS; encoded by the coding sequence ATGATCCGTGGTTTTCATAAGGAAGGGAGAACCTTTCTTCTCCTCAGTAGCCTGCTATCCATCGTGCTTGTTGTACTGATCTGGAAGTTCATTCCTCTCGTCTGGCTTCAAGGTCTACTTATTCTGACCGTGGTCGTATTTCTTTATCTGTTCTTCCAATTCTTCAGAGTACCTCATAGGAAGAGCATTCTCGACCCTGATAGACTTATTTCTCCTTGCGATGGTAAAGTTGTGGTGATAGAAGAAGTGGAAGAGACAGAATTCCTGAAGGAACGATGCTGGCAGATCTCCATCTTCATGTCTCCTCTCAACGTCCATATCAATTGGTACCCTGCGGCCGGTGAGGTGGTCTATTCTCACTACCATCCCGGTGCATATCTCGTGGCCTGGCATCCCAAATCCTCTACGGAGAATGAACGGACGACTGTTGCCGTAAGAGGCGAACGAGGCACATATCTGATGCGACAGATAGCCGGAGCCGTTGCCAGACGTATTATCTGCTATGCCCAAGTTGGTGATCGAGCAGCACAGAATCAGGAGATGGGCTTTATCAAATTCGGTTCTAGAGTAGATGTCTTCATCCCTTTGGATGCTCAGGTTGAAGTGGCAATCGGGGATAAGGTCAAAGGGAATCGGACTCCGCTGGCCTCATGGTCATAG